Proteins from one Cryptomeria japonica chromosome 4, Sugi_1.0, whole genome shotgun sequence genomic window:
- the LOC131074019 gene encoding probable xyloglucan endotransglucosylase/hydrolase protein 5 yields MKNWFLSLKRGAKAGYICPLLLLFIYFLSQGECSTFNENYAISWGGDHVKLSNDGQTAQLLMDRVSGSGFASKNQYLFGSFNMKIKLVPGNSAGTVTAYYMSSDSSSHDEVDFEFLGNLQGKDYILQTNVFAGGVGNREQRIRLWFDPSADFHNYSILWNQKQIVFGVDSIPIRVFKNNEGVGVAYLKNQPMKIISTLWNGEDWATDGGKMKIDWSKAPFIASYQAFEVDGCMASAQSCSGHWWEQPEFQGLSQNQLNGLKWVERNYMLYDYCKDKSGRFSSAPPECAINP; encoded by the exons ATGAAGAATTGGTTTTTGAGTTTAAAAAGAGGAGCAAAGGCAGGTTATATCTGTCCATTGCTTCTTCTGTTTATATACTTTTTGTCACAAGGAGAATGTTCCACCTTCAATGAAAACTATGCTATCTCATGGGGAGGTGACCATGTTAAATTGTCAAATGATGGACAGACAGCACAGCTCCTTATGGACAGAGTTTCAG GTTCTGGTTTCGCCTCGAAAAATCAATACTTGTTTGGGAGCTTTAACATGAAAATTAAGCTGGTCCCTGGAAATTCTGCAGGGACAGTAACTGCATATTAT ATGTCGTCAGACTCATCGTCCCATGACGAAGTAGACTTTGAATTCCTTGGAAACCTGCAAGGAAAGGATTACATTCTACAAACCAACGTTTTTGCAGGGGGTGTCGGAAACAGAGAGCAAAGAATTCGTCTCTGGTTTGATCCATCTGCAGACTTCCATAATTATTCAATTCTTTGGAACCAAAAGCAAATAGT ATTTGGTGTGGATTCAATACCCATCCGCGTGTTCAAGAACAATGAAGGAGTTGGGGTGGCATATCTAAAGAATCAACCAATGAAAATCATCTCCACCCTTTGGAATGGGGAAGACTGGGCCACAGATGGAGGAAAAATGAAAATAGATTGGAGTAAAGCTCCCTTCATTGCATCTTATCAGGCCTTTGAAGTGGATGGGTGTATGGCATCTGCTCAGTCGTGCAGTGGGCACTGGTGGGAGCAACCGGAATTTCAGGGCCTAAGTCAAAACCAACTCAACGGTCTTAAATGGGTGGAAAGAAATTATATGTTATATGACTACTGCAAGGATAAATCAGGAAGGTTTTCCAGTGCTCCGCCTGAATGTGCAATAAACCCCTGA